One Nomascus leucogenys isolate Asia chromosome 22a, Asia_NLE_v1, whole genome shotgun sequence DNA segment encodes these proteins:
- the CNPPD1 gene encoding protein CNPPD1 isoform X1, with protein sequence MDLTGLLLDEEGTFSLAGFQDFTFLPGHQKLSARIRRRLYYGWDWEADCSLEELSSPVADIAVELLQKAAPSPIRRLQKKYVAHVSREACISPCAMMLALVYIERLRHRNPDYLQHVSSSDLFLISMVRHPLPVSLKSQEPAMSSAPPLLVPLQMVASKYLYDEGEEEEVFNDEWGAAGGVAVSTLNALERGFLSAMDWHLYTDPREIFEVLSWLESCVAEQQGRRRGWYTYTDLCVLLEQPTWQLALGSLCQRLVKLSCLLAVAYVSSVALAVASVAVIHQSLGLSCTPTPGPPDLGLTSRCLLEPCIPSVPQCLPSPANVSSCLEGSIGLRSLWGSLLASLTPPPLPPPDPPAPPTLLHNCHLCQKLQRDSPTCHACHRLNHTVPTVLSSPWYHTYGLAPRWPWSPVPPSLPQPQQCSLFSVMELARLKSFIFPG encoded by the exons ATGGACCTGACCGGGCTCCTGCTGGACGAAGAAGGCACCTTCTCCCTCGCCGGCTTCCAGGACTTCACG TTCCTCCCAGGACACCAGAAGCTGAGTGCCCGGATCCGAAGGAGGCTGTACTATGGCTGGGACTGGGAAGCCGACTGTAGCCTGGAGGAGCTCTCCAGCCCGGTGGCAG ACATTGCTGTGGAACTGCTCCAGAAGGCAGCCCCCAGCCCTATTCGCCGACTCCAGAAGAAATACGTAGCTCATGTGTCCCG GGAGGCATGTATCTCCCCATGTGCTATGATGCTGGCTCTGGTGTACATTGAACGGCTCCGGCACCGAAACCCAGACTACCTGCAGCATGTGTCATCCTCTGACTTGTTCCTGATCTCCATGGTAAGACACCCCCTCCCCGTCTCCCTAAAGAGCCAAGAGCCTGCTATGAGCTCTGCTCCACCACTTCTGGTTCCTCTGCAGATGGTGGCCAGTAAGTACCTCTATGatgaaggggaggaggaggaggtctTCAATGACGAATGGGGAGCTGCTGGGGGTGTGGCCGTGTCCACTCTCAATGCCTTGGAGAGGGGCTTCCTGAGTGCCATG GATTGGCATCTCTACACTGACCCTCGGGAGATCTTTGAGGTGCTGAGCTGGTTGGAGAGCTG TGTGGCTGAGCAGCAGGGACGGCGGCGAGGCTGGTACACCTACACAGACCTGTGTGTGCTGCTGGAGCAGCCGACCTGGCAGTTGGCCCTGGGCTCCCTCTGCCAGCGGCTGGTAAAG CTGTCCTGCCTGTTAGCTGTGGCATATGTGAGCAGTGTGGCCCTGGCTGTGGCATCGGTGGCCGTAATACATCAGTCCTTGGGGCTGTCCTGCACCCCTACACCTGGGCCGCCTGACCTTGGACTGACCTCCCGTTGCCTCCTGGAGCCCTGCATACCTTCTGTGCCACAATGCCTGCCGTCTCCCGCTAATGTCTCCAGCTGCCTGGAAGGCAGCATAGGGCTGCGGTCACTCTGGGGCAGTCTTCTGGCCTCACTAACTCCTCCACCATTGCCTCCCCCAGAcccccctgcccctcccactCTTCTTCATAACTGCCACCTTTGCCAGAAGCTCCAGAGAGACTCCCCAACCTGCCATGCCTGCCACCGCCTCAACCATACAGTCCCCACTGTGCTGTCCAGCCCCTGGTACCATACCTATGGCCTGGCTCCCCGCTGGCCTTGGAGCCCGGTGCCCCCTTCACTTCCTCAGCCTCAGCAGTGTTCCCTTTTCAGTGTCATGGAGCTGGCTCGCCTCAAGTCTTTCATTTTTCCAGGCTAG
- the CNPPD1 gene encoding protein CNPPD1 isoform X2, with product MDLTGLLLDEEGTFSLAGFQDFTFLPGHQKLSARIRRRLYYGWDWEADCSLEELSSPVADIAVELLQKAAPSPIRRLQKKYVAHVSREACISPCAMMLALVYIERLRHRNPDYLQHVSSSDLFLISMMVASKYLYDEGEEEEVFNDEWGAAGGVAVSTLNALERGFLSAMDWHLYTDPREIFEVLSWLESCVAEQQGRRRGWYTYTDLCVLLEQPTWQLALGSLCQRLVKLSCLLAVAYVSSVALAVASVAVIHQSLGLSCTPTPGPPDLGLTSRCLLEPCIPSVPQCLPSPANVSSCLEGSIGLRSLWGSLLASLTPPPLPPPDPPAPPTLLHNCHLCQKLQRDSPTCHACHRLNHTVPTVLSSPWYHTYGLAPRWPWSPVPPSLPQPQQCSLFSVMELARLKSFIFPG from the exons ATGGACCTGACCGGGCTCCTGCTGGACGAAGAAGGCACCTTCTCCCTCGCCGGCTTCCAGGACTTCACG TTCCTCCCAGGACACCAGAAGCTGAGTGCCCGGATCCGAAGGAGGCTGTACTATGGCTGGGACTGGGAAGCCGACTGTAGCCTGGAGGAGCTCTCCAGCCCGGTGGCAG ACATTGCTGTGGAACTGCTCCAGAAGGCAGCCCCCAGCCCTATTCGCCGACTCCAGAAGAAATACGTAGCTCATGTGTCCCG GGAGGCATGTATCTCCCCATGTGCTATGATGCTGGCTCTGGTGTACATTGAACGGCTCCGGCACCGAAACCCAGACTACCTGCAGCATGTGTCATCCTCTGACTTGTTCCTGATCTCCATG ATGGTGGCCAGTAAGTACCTCTATGatgaaggggaggaggaggaggtctTCAATGACGAATGGGGAGCTGCTGGGGGTGTGGCCGTGTCCACTCTCAATGCCTTGGAGAGGGGCTTCCTGAGTGCCATG GATTGGCATCTCTACACTGACCCTCGGGAGATCTTTGAGGTGCTGAGCTGGTTGGAGAGCTG TGTGGCTGAGCAGCAGGGACGGCGGCGAGGCTGGTACACCTACACAGACCTGTGTGTGCTGCTGGAGCAGCCGACCTGGCAGTTGGCCCTGGGCTCCCTCTGCCAGCGGCTGGTAAAG CTGTCCTGCCTGTTAGCTGTGGCATATGTGAGCAGTGTGGCCCTGGCTGTGGCATCGGTGGCCGTAATACATCAGTCCTTGGGGCTGTCCTGCACCCCTACACCTGGGCCGCCTGACCTTGGACTGACCTCCCGTTGCCTCCTGGAGCCCTGCATACCTTCTGTGCCACAATGCCTGCCGTCTCCCGCTAATGTCTCCAGCTGCCTGGAAGGCAGCATAGGGCTGCGGTCACTCTGGGGCAGTCTTCTGGCCTCACTAACTCCTCCACCATTGCCTCCCCCAGAcccccctgcccctcccactCTTCTTCATAACTGCCACCTTTGCCAGAAGCTCCAGAGAGACTCCCCAACCTGCCATGCCTGCCACCGCCTCAACCATACAGTCCCCACTGTGCTGTCCAGCCCCTGGTACCATACCTATGGCCTGGCTCCCCGCTGGCCTTGGAGCCCGGTGCCCCCTTCACTTCCTCAGCCTCAGCAGTGTTCCCTTTTCAGTGTCATGGAGCTGGCTCGCCTCAAGTCTTTCATTTTTCCAGGCTAG
- the RETREG2 gene encoding reticulophagy regulator 2 isoform X1: MASGGGGGNTGAGGGPGMGLSLGLGLGLSLGMSEATSEAEEEAATAEAVGRLATTLWLRLRGWEAVLATAQRLLVWEKPLHSLVTAAALNGLFWLLSSSSLRPFFLLSVSLLAYFLLDLWQPRFLPDVSASSPEEPHSDSEGAGSGARPHLLSVPELCRYLAESWLTFQIHLQELLQYKRQNPAQFCVRVCSGCAVLAVLGHYVPGIMISYIVLLSILLWPLVVYHELIQRMYTRLEPLLMQLDYSMKAEANALHHKHDKRKRQGKNAPPGGDEPLAETESESEAELAGFSPVVDVKKTALALAITDSELSDEEASILESGGFSVSRATTPQLTDVSEDLDQQSLPSEPEETLSRDLGEGEEGELAPPEDLLGRPQALSRQALDSEEEEEDVAAKETLLRLSSPLHFVNTHFNGAGSPPDGEKCSPGGPVETLSPKTVSGGLTALPGTLSPPLCLVGSDPAPSPSILPPVPQDSPKPLPAPEEEEALTTEDFELLDQGELEQLNAELGLEPETSPKPPDAPPLGPDMHSLVQSDQEAQAVAEP, from the exons ATGGCGAGCGGCGGTGGCGGGGGTAACACCGGCGCGGGTGGGGGGCCGGGGATGGGCCTGAGCCTGGGCCTGGGTCTGGGTCTGAGCCTAGGCATGAGTGAGGCCACCagtgaggcagaggaggaggcggCCACGGCCGAGGCGGTGGGACGCCTGGCCACGACGCTGTGGCTGCGGCTCCGCGGCTGGGAGGCGGTGCTGGCGACGGCGCAGCGGTTGCTGGTGTGGGAGAAGCCGCTGCACAGCCTGGTCACGGCTGCCGCGCTCAACGGCCTCTTCTG GTTGCTGTCTTCCTCGTCCCTCCGGCCCTTCTTCCTACTCAGCGTCTCACTTTTGGCCTATTTTCTGCTGGATCTCTGGCAGCCTCGCTTTCTCCCTGACGTTTCAG CATCATCCCCAGAAGAGCCACACTCTGACAG TGAGGGTGCGGGGTCAGGCGCCCGGCCGCACCTGCTGAGTGTGCCCGAGTTGTGCAGATACCTGGCTGAGAGCTGGCTCACCTTCCAGATTCACCTGCAGGAGCTGCTGCAGTACAAGAGGCAGAATCCAGCTCAG TTCTGCGTTCGAGTCTGCTCTGGCTGTGCTGTGTTGGCTGTGCTGGGACACTATGTTCCAGGGATTATGATTTCCTACATTGTCT TGTTGAGTATACTGCTGTGGCCCCTGGTGGTTTATCATGAGCTGATCCAGAGGATGTACACTCGCCTGGAGCCCCTGCTCATGCAGCTGGACTACAGCATGAAGGCAGAAGCCAATGCCCTGCATCACAAACACGACAAGAGGA agCGTCAGGGAAAGAATGCACCCCCAGGAGGTGATGAGCCACtggcagagacagagagtgaaAGCGAGGCAGAGCTGGCTGGCTTCTCCCCAGTG GTGGATGTGAAGAAAACAGCATTGGCCTTGGCCATTACAGACTCAGAGCTGTCAGATGAGGAGGCTTCTATCTTGGAGAGTGGTGGCTTCTCCGTATCCCGGGCCACAACTCCGCAGCTGACTGATGTCTCCGAGG ATTTGGACCAGCAGAGCCTGCCAAGTGAACCAGAGGAAACCCTAAGCCGGGacctaggggagggagaggagggagagctgGCCCCTCCCGAAGACCTACTAGGCCGTCCTCAAGCCCTGTCAAGGCAAGCCCTGGACtcggaggaagaggaagaagatgtgGCAGCTAAGGAAACCTTGCTGCGGCTCTCATCCCCCCTCCACTTTGTGAACACGCACTTCAATGGGGCAGGGTCCCCCCCAGATGGAGAGAAATGCTCCCCTGGAGGACCAGTGGAGACACTGAGCCCCAAGACAGTGAGTGGTGGCCTCACTGCTCTGCCCGGCACCCTGTCACCTCCACTTTGCCTTGTTGGAAGTGACCCGGCCCCCTCCCCTTCCATTCTCCCACCTGTTCCCCAGGACTCACCCAAGCCCCTGCCTGCccctgaggaagaagaggcaCTCACCACTGAGGACTTTGAGTTGCTGGATCAGggggagctggagcagctgaaTGCAGAGCTGGGCTTGGAGCCAGAGACATCCCCAAAACCCCCTGATGCTCCACCCCTGGGGCCCGACATGCATTCTCTGGTACAGTCAGACCAAGAAGCTCAGGCCGTGgcagagccatga
- the RETREG2 gene encoding reticulophagy regulator 2 isoform X2, whose translation MISYIVLLSILLWPLVVYHELIQRMYTRLEPLLMQLDYSMKAEANALHHKHDKRKRQGKNAPPGGDEPLAETESESEAELAGFSPVVDVKKTALALAITDSELSDEEASILESGGFSVSRATTPQLTDVSEDLDQQSLPSEPEETLSRDLGEGEEGELAPPEDLLGRPQALSRQALDSEEEEEDVAAKETLLRLSSPLHFVNTHFNGAGSPPDGEKCSPGGPVETLSPKTVSGGLTALPGTLSPPLCLVGSDPAPSPSILPPVPQDSPKPLPAPEEEEALTTEDFELLDQGELEQLNAELGLEPETSPKPPDAPPLGPDMHSLVQSDQEAQAVAEP comes from the exons ATGATTTCCTACATTGTCT TGTTGAGTATACTGCTGTGGCCCCTGGTGGTTTATCATGAGCTGATCCAGAGGATGTACACTCGCCTGGAGCCCCTGCTCATGCAGCTGGACTACAGCATGAAGGCAGAAGCCAATGCCCTGCATCACAAACACGACAAGAGGA agCGTCAGGGAAAGAATGCACCCCCAGGAGGTGATGAGCCACtggcagagacagagagtgaaAGCGAGGCAGAGCTGGCTGGCTTCTCCCCAGTG GTGGATGTGAAGAAAACAGCATTGGCCTTGGCCATTACAGACTCAGAGCTGTCAGATGAGGAGGCTTCTATCTTGGAGAGTGGTGGCTTCTCCGTATCCCGGGCCACAACTCCGCAGCTGACTGATGTCTCCGAGG ATTTGGACCAGCAGAGCCTGCCAAGTGAACCAGAGGAAACCCTAAGCCGGGacctaggggagggagaggagggagagctgGCCCCTCCCGAAGACCTACTAGGCCGTCCTCAAGCCCTGTCAAGGCAAGCCCTGGACtcggaggaagaggaagaagatgtgGCAGCTAAGGAAACCTTGCTGCGGCTCTCATCCCCCCTCCACTTTGTGAACACGCACTTCAATGGGGCAGGGTCCCCCCCAGATGGAGAGAAATGCTCCCCTGGAGGACCAGTGGAGACACTGAGCCCCAAGACAGTGAGTGGTGGCCTCACTGCTCTGCCCGGCACCCTGTCACCTCCACTTTGCCTTGTTGGAAGTGACCCGGCCCCCTCCCCTTCCATTCTCCCACCTGTTCCCCAGGACTCACCCAAGCCCCTGCCTGCccctgaggaagaagaggcaCTCACCACTGAGGACTTTGAGTTGCTGGATCAGggggagctggagcagctgaaTGCAGAGCTGGGCTTGGAGCCAGAGACATCCCCAAAACCCCCTGATGCTCCACCCCTGGGGCCCGACATGCATTCTCTGGTACAGTCAGACCAAGAAGCTCAGGCCGTGgcagagccatga